Below is a genomic region from Spirosoma radiotolerans.
CCGGGTGTCAACGAAAAGGGTGAGGTCAATGCCGTTCGGGCGTTTGTACAGGATTACTATTCGGTGGGCCGGTCCAAAAGCCTGGGCGAGCAGGTCGTGTATGATGCCGGTTTATGGAAACTGCGCCAGATCAGCCTGGGCTACGATTTCACTAAACTTCTACCCAAAACCCTGTTCATTAAAGGCGTACGCCTGAGTGCCGTAGCGAACAACGTGGCCATCATTAAAAAATGGGTACCCAACATCGACCCCGAACAGTTTGGCTTTAGCTCGGATAACCTGATTGGTTTGGAATCGACGGGCCTACCCACCACGCGCAGTGTAGGCTTTAACCTGAATGTTAAATTTTAACCAAGTTTAAGGGGTCTAATATTCAGTTTTCGGTATACAATTAGCTGACGCAAACACTCATCACGCACCAGCCAACCGTATACCGAAAACTGAATATCAGAACCACAAACACTCCAAAAATGAAAAAGACACTCTTATATATACCACTGGTTGCGCTGCTTTTTACCACGAGTAGTTGCGACAAAGGGTTCGATGAGCTGAACGTCAACCCAACAGCAGCAACGACACTGAACCCCGTTTTTACGTTTAACAATGCCATGGTTGGTACGTCCTTTCCGGGTAGTATACTGACCTTCGAGGAGCCCACGGTTCAGCAGATGTTCACACCGAACTCAGGCATCGTTGCCGGTGGTAATTTCAACATCGACAACCGGGGTCCATCTGGCGTGAATGGGGGCATCTGGCGGCAATATTACCAGAACGTAGTTCGCTATCTGGTCGACGTGATCAACCAGACCAAATCTGATGCAAACCGGACAAATCTGTATAATATGGCTCGTATCTGGAAGGCCTACACCTTTCATGTACTAACCGATACCTACGGCGATGTTCCTTACAGTCAGGCTGGTGTAGGGTATATTTCGGGCAACGTATTACCGAAGTATGACACGCAGGAGAGTATTTACAACGATCTCATCAAGGAGCTAACCGAAGCAACAGCCGCTCTGGATGCATCCAAACCGACGGAAGCCGGTGAAATTACCTATGGTGGCGACATCACGAAATGGAAACGGTTTGGTAACTCGCTTCTGCTTCGGGTGGGTATGCGCCTGTCGAAAGTGAACCCAACCCTGGCCCAGTCAACCGTTCAGAAGGCCGTTGCAGGAGGCCTTATGCAATCGAACGCCGACAATGCACTGGTTCGGAACAACGCCAACTATACCAATGCCGTAGGCGCTACCGTTAACTCGACTGAAGCAGCCAACTACTACCTGACCAAGACGTTTGTGGATTACCTCAAATCAACATCCGACCCACGTCTGGTATCCATTGCCGTACGGTATGTAGGTGCCAAAAGTGGACCGGAACAAACGGCGACCCTGGCCTCCCGCGACCCGGCCATGCAAATCGGGATGCCACTTGGCTACGATAATGGCACTATTACGGCTCGCGCTACCACCGACCTTGGTATTCCATTTTTCTACGGTTATTCGCAGTTGGATCGTACCCGCATGGGCAGCCAGTTTGCTCCCTGCTATCTGGTCACGTATGCGCAAACTCAACTGCTACTGGCCGAAGCAGCTCAACGCACCTGGA
It encodes:
- a CDS encoding SusD/RagB family nutrient-binding outer membrane lipoprotein, giving the protein MKKTLLYIPLVALLFTTSSCDKGFDELNVNPTAATTLNPVFTFNNAMVGTSFPGSILTFEEPTVQQMFTPNSGIVAGGNFNIDNRGPSGVNGGIWRQYYQNVVRYLVDVINQTKSDANRTNLYNMARIWKAYTFHVLTDTYGDVPYSQAGVGYISGNVLPKYDTQESIYNDLIKELTEATAALDASKPTEAGEITYGGDITKWKRFGNSLLLRVGMRLSKVNPTLAQSTVQKAVAGGLMQSNADNALVRNNANYTNAVGATVNSTEAANYYLTKTFVDYLKSTSDPRLVSIAVRYVGAKSGPEQTATLASRDPAMQIGMPLGYDNGTITARATTDLGIPFFYGYSQLDRTRMGSQFAPCYLVTYAQTQLLLAEAAQRTWTTGNAADFYNAGVTAHMKQLADYGSTSAVADADITAYLAKNPYSAAKGLELINTQYWIASFLNGPEVFANFRRSGFPALTPNPYPGKEIKGNFINRLSYPDSEQSVNTANRQEAVTRQGADNLDTRVWWDKQ